The following is a genomic window from Candidatus Vondammii sp. HM_W22.
ATTTCGCGGGTCGTCATTAGAGACTGTTCAAAATATTGCCTAATTACCTACCAGGCTCAGCTATTGAGCCAGTGGTTATTGCATAATATAACCCACTTAATATAGAGGGTTTTATATCATGCCGAAAAATACAGTGCAGTTTCAAAAAGGTCCTAGTTTGCACGAATTTATTGAAAAACATGGTTCTGAAGAGCAATGCCAACAAGCATTGTACCAACTGCGTTGGCCTACCGGATATATATGTCCTGAGTGTGGCAACACAACAGGTTGTGAACTCAAAAGCCGTAAGATATATCAGTACCACAAATGCCGCCACCAAAGCTCCCTGACTGCTGGCACCATCTTTCACGGCACCAAGCTGCCGTTGAAGAAGTGGTTTCTGGCCATCTATTTGTTGACTCAGCGTAAAAAGAGTACTTCTGCCTTGCAACTGTCCCGTGAAATTGGTGTGAACTACAATACAGCCTGGAAGCTCAAGCACAAACTGGTGCAGGTGATGATGGAACGTCAGAGTCAAAAAAACTGGCTGGTCGCATCGAGATGGATGATGCCTGTATTGGTGGTGAGAAACCGGGAAAGCGTGGGCGAGGGTCTCGTAATAAAATCCCTTTCGTGGCAGCTATTGAGACGACGCAAGACGGCAGGCCAATGAAGATCCAACTGCGTCGGCTCCGCGGTTTTCAGAGTGCGGAGATCGCTCGATATGCCAGATCCAGTCTGTGTGCCGGCAGCACAGTTCTTTCTGATGGGCTCTACTGCTTCAGAGCAGTTACAGATGCTGGATGTAATCGTATGCCTATCGTCACTGGCGGTGGGCGAAAGTATACCCAGCTCTCCACCTTTAAATGACTGAATACCATGCTTGGTAATATCAAGAATGCTTTGCAGGGAACCTTTCATGCTATTCGTAAAAAACACGTACCTCGTTATCTCGCCAAGTTTGAATATCGCTTTAATCGCCGGTTTAATCTTCCGGCTATGATTGAACGATTGCTCTGCGTCGCGTTACGTACACCACCGATGCCTTATCCCCTCCTGAGGATGGCTGAGGTTTATGGGTAATCAGGTAAATCTATTCAGTGCTAGTTTCCAATGACGGATCGGCATTGTCCACTTTCTCGATGCGGCCTGAATTGCTAGGTGGATTACCTTCTTCGCCGAGTCATCGGTTGGAAACAACTTCCGCTTTTTAATCGCTTTGCGAATGACGCTGTTCAGCGACTCAATGGCGTTGTTCGTGTAGATCACTTTTCGTATGTTATCCGGGTAGTTGAACAGCGTGTTCAGGTTCTACCAATGGGCACGCCAGGAGCGGCTGATCCGGGGGTACTTGTTGTCCCATCGGTCAGAGAATTTATCCAGCGCCAATAAGGCTTCTTCCTCGGTGATGGACTGGTAAATATTTTTCAAATCAGCCGTGACAGGCTTGTAGTCTTTCCAAGGCACGTACTTCATCGAATTCCGTACCATATGCACGATACAGAGCTGGATCTGGGTGTCCGGAAAGGCCGTGTTGATGGCATCAGGAAAGCCTTTTAAGCCATCGACACAGGCAATCAAAATATCCTTCACACCGCGGTTTTGAAGCTCTGTCAACACGTTCAGCCTGAATTTGGCCCCCTCATTCTCCGATAGCCACATCCCTAATAATTCCTTGTAGCCTTCCAGGTTAACGCCCAGAGCGAGGTAAATCGCTTTGTTGATCACTTTCTTGTCTTGCCGGATTTTAACGACAATGCAGTCCAGATAAACAACAGGATAAATCGCATCCAGGGGGCGAGATTGCCATTCAACGGTAATCCCCCCATTTTCAGCTGCGCACAAAAGTAGAGCTTATGCGGCTTGCGCCAACTTCTGATACGGGGTTATTCCTCCAATGGCCATGTTTGGCCGCTCTGTATTGTAGCGCCACAACCATTGAGTGGCGGTGTGCTGGGCATACTCGATCGACTCAAAGAGATGCTGGTTCAGCCATTCATGTCGAACTGTTCTGTTAAAACGCTCCACGTACGCGTTCTGTTGCGGGTTGCCGGGCTGGATATAGTGTAACTTAATCCACTGTTTCTCTGCCCACTCCATCAGTTGACCACTGATTAGTTCGGGACCATTGTCGCAGCGAATGGAATTTAGCTTGCCTCGCCACTCGATGATCTGTTCCAGTGCACGAATGACACGCACTGCCGGTAACGAGAAGTCCACCTCAATACCCAGCCCCTCACGATTGTAGTCGTCGATGACATTGAACGTCCTGAAGCTACGGCCATCGGCCAGGCTGTCATGCATAAAATCCATCGACCACATGATGTTAATTTGACGAGGTACAGCTAGCGCATCCGGCACGTCGCGCTTCAATCGACGTTTGAGCTTGATCCGCAGGTTCAGCTCAAACTCCCTGTATATGCGGTATACACGTTTATGATTGTAGGGGTAACCCTTCACATTGCGCAGGTACAAATAGCACAACCCGAAACCCCAGGTTCGATTGGTCATCGTCAATCGGAGTAACCAATCTGCAATCAGTGCGTTGTCGCTCGAATGCTTGGCCTGATAGCGATAGCAGGTCTCGCTGATACAGAATGCACGACAAGCCAGGCGTACCGACACGCCATCCTGCGTAGCTGTGATCTTGGCCATCTCCTTGCGACGAGATGGCCTTACCACTTTTTGCCAGGGCCTTGAATCTTGATGTCTTCATGCAGAATCTCCTGCGTTCATATTACGAGAAAATTCTACTTTTGGCGTCAGCTACTTCCCGGGGGGATTACCCAACAACCTGTTCGATAACTGCATCAGTGACTTTGGATATGAGTGTGGCAGAGACATCGGCCCCATACATCTCCTTGAATGTCGTGACGATTCCGCGGGTTATCATACCTTGGGCATACAAGAAGAGGATCTTGTCATCCATTGAGGTAAATCGACGCTAGTGCTTCTTAACTAGCTGAGGTTCAAAGCTGCCCGCTCTATCTCGCGGGGTATCCAGTTCAAACTGGCCATCTTCCGTTTGCAAGGTCTTGCTGGTCGTGCCGTTGCGGCTATTACTCGCTTCGGATTGTTGATGCTTGGCAAAGCCAAGATGATCAGCCAGTTCAGCATTGAGTGCTGCATCGACCGTGATCCTGGTCAGCATTTGCCGAAACTCGCTGAGATCTTCTTCAGTTTTGATGTTTTTAGCGGCCGCCTGGGCTATCGCCTGGAGCTCTTTCTTGTCGATCATCTGCCTACCCTCTCCCTTGTTTGGGTTTGATGATAGGCAGTTACACAGAATTCAGGATAGTCTCTATAAATAACCCGACGAATGTCCTCGGGGTAACGAAAAAAGACGGATAAGTTATCCCACTTCTTGCCCCATGATTGAATCACGATGGAGTATTTATCGCCCCAGGCTTTCTCAAGATCGTCGGGGGCTGATTCAGCTGCCTCTTTGTTCAGCACCTTATAAACACACTTAAGGTCAACCAGAAATACCTTCTGGTGCCTGGAGCCAACGTAGCGTAGCGAGTTGCGTATTTGGTGAACAATCTCAGTCTCTGGAAATATTGTTTGTATCGCTTCTGGAAAGCCTGTCAGACCATCCACGGAAGCAATCAGGATATCGTTCATACCCCGATTTTATAAATCACTCAGTACGCCCAATCAGAAATCAGCGCCCTCACTTTCGGACAGGTATAACCCCAGCACTTCTTTTTTACCTTCAATATTCAGCCCAAGAACTGTATAAACAGCGCGATTTTGGTAGCGGCCTTGAGCCCTTTACTTTGTAGTGAATTCCGTCCAGCCAAACAAGAAAGGATAATGCGAATCCAGTGGGCGCTGTTGCCAAGCTTTTACAGTATCGATTATTTTGTCGGTTATCGCGCTGATTGCTGCGGTAGAGACCGAGATGCCATAGAGATCATGGACATGTTCACTGATATCGGAATAACTCAAGCCCCGGCCATACATCGACAAGATCCTAGTTTCAATCTCATCGCTGACACTGGTTTGATGCTTCTTAATAATTTGGGGCTCAAATGTACCGGCCCGGTCACGGGGCATATTCAGGTCAATACGGCCCTCGCTTGTTTTAAGTGTCTTGCGGAACTTGCCGTTCTTGCGGTTAGGCACCACATCATCAGCAACATGATTCTCTGGCCCACCAAATCAAAACGGTTAGGATTTAATCAGATCATTGAGGCTGAATACTTCACGATATTGCTGTTTATCTTGTGTTTCAAGAACATAAGACTCTCCTTGTTCTTTTTGTACCATCCATCCCGAGAATTCAACCTTCTCACTACAAATATGGATCGGAAGGTTGATTTTTCAACCTCATGTAGTCTATAGATTTTCCTGCGCTGCCCAGTCTTCGGGGGTAAAAGTTTTGATCGACAAGGCGTGCAGTTCATCGCTCTTGATCTGTACCTTGACTGCAGCCATTACCAGCCGCTGTTTCTGAAGCAGCGACTTCCCGGCGAATGCCTCACTGATAACTACTGCCTCGAAATGACGACCATCGCCCATAACCTGCACTTCGCAACCGGGCAGGCCTCCTTTGATCAACTCTTCTACTGTCTCATTTTCCATATTGAACGCTCTTAATTAATTATCAATAAGTTCTCATAAACACCATAAGGATGTTTGAGAAAGGGTGATGGAGAGTCCATTCCCAGAGATGTATTCACAGCGTCCCTTGGAAATGGACTCTCCATAATTCTCCCGCACAGACGTTTTGAGAACTCGCATTGTCAAAGTTCCCGTGTAGCCAGAAAGCCTGCATCGGGCCAGCGCTCCATAGCAAGACTTAAATTCACCCTGGTCGGTGCAAGGTAAACCAGCTGGCCATCGCCATCTTCGGCCAAGTTTTCGTAGGCCTTATTACGAAATTTCTCCAGTATTTTTTCATCGTCGCACTGAATCCAGCGCGCGGCAACAACGTTGACCGGTTCAACAACGGCTTCCACGCCATATTCACCTTTCAGCCGGTATGCTGCCACATCGAACTGCAGGGTACCAATCGCTCCCAGGATTAAATCATTATTTTTCAGCGGCCGGAATACCTGGGTTGCCCCCTCTTCGCAGAGTTGCAGAACACCCTTCTGCAGCGCCTTCATCCGCAAGGGATCCTTCAATACCACTCGGCGGAAAAGCTCAGGTGCAAAATAGGGAATACCTCCATATTTCAGCTCCTCACCCTCGGTAAACGTATCGCCTATCTGAATAGTACCGTGGTTATGCAAGCCAATAATATCGCCCGGCCAAGCCTCATCTACATGCCTGCGCTCATCTGCCTGAAAGGTGATCGCGTTGCTGATCTGGACCGTTTTCCCCAAGCGCACATGACGCATCTTCATCCCTTTTTTATAGCTCCCGGAGCAAACCCGGAGAAAAGCGATACGATCCCGGTGAGCCGGGTCCATATTTGCCTGAATTTTAAAGATGAATCCTGAAAATTTCTTCTCAGAGGGCTCTACCAGCCGTTGCTGAGTCTCTCTCGCTACGGGAAACGGAGCATACTCCACAAAGGCATCCAACAACTCTTTGACACCAAAGTTATTGATCGCCGAACCAAAAAATACCGGTGTCAATTCACCACGTGAATAGGCCTCCAGATCCAGTTCATGGCTGGCACCGCGAACCAGCTCGATCTCCTCCCGAAGCTCATCGGCCATATCGCCAACCACTTCATCTAACCTGGGGTTATCCAGCCCTTCGATCACCTCACCTTCATTAATCTTCCCACCATGGGTGGCAGAGAAAAGGTGAGTGGTATTGGAGTGCAGATCGTAAACACCCTTGAAACGCTTTCCCATACCGATGGGCCAGGTTACGGGGGCACACTTTATCTTCAGGATATCCTCCACCTCGTCCATGATCTCCATGACATCGCGGCCTTCCCGGTCCAGTTTGTTGACGAATGTGAGAATAGGGGTATCTCTCAGGCGACAGACCTCCATTAGTTTGATGGTCCGTTTCTCAACACCTTTGGCAACATCGATCACCATCAGGGCGGAATCCACTGCCGTCAGAGTGCGATAGGTATCTTCAGAGAAATCTTCATGGCCGGGGGTGTCCAGCAGATTGACGATAGAGTCCTCATAAGGGAACTGCATTATCGACGATGTCACCGAGATCCCCCGCTGCTTCTCCATCCCCATCCAGTCGGAAGTAGCATGACGCGCAGCCTTGCGGCCCTTTACCGTTCCCGCCATCTGGATGGCACCGCCAAACAACAACAACTTTTCAGTCAGTGTAGTCTTACCCGCATCGGGGTGGGAGATGATGGCAAAAGTTCTACGCCTTTGAATTTGTTTAATAAAATCCGAACTCATTAACCATAGCCTTGTTTATGTACGCCCATATGTACACATTAGTGAATAGCAAAAAAGCGGGAAAGTTGATAGTCCTCCATTATATAATTTTGCCGAAAATAAATCTTACACTGTTTGCTTTTTCACGGTTCCATCGAGGCTAATAGAGTAGCCGCTATTGTTAAAAGTGTGTGTTGCAGTCTCAACAACCCAAGTCTTGTTCACCCCATCACGAAAGCCGGATAATTTTAGCGGCGCTTCTGCCATGAATAAAGGATTGCCCGGTAGCTGAAGGCTAACTGTAGACTTACCCCGTTGAAAGTTTTCTAGTTGGGCACTTGCCGCCTTGATCGCTTCCGATTCATCTTTGAGCAGTTTGCGGATGGTGTAAGCCAGTTCTTCGTCACCTGTGGTCACTTCAATTTCTTTCGATTGTGCTTTATCCCGGTACTTTGCTTTTACACTGGCATAAGCCCCACGCTCAACTAAAGACACACGCCAATTGGTAACTTCTTTCGGCGCTAGTGATATTAGCGGGATAACCGCACCGCTTGCAGTCTTGGCCTCTCCTCTCTTGATGAATAGCAAGAACCCGCTGGCCGACTTGGCAACTGCACCCACTTTGCCACCTAATCGGTGTCAACAAGTTTAAATCATGTTCATTGGTTTGATTCACCACCTCATAATCAACAGCATCAAAGTCTTTACCAAGTTTCGCTTCAAGCCCATGTTCAGCGGCGATACTTTGCAAAATCTCTTTTAATTGAATTCGTGCGGGGGTTTACCGGGCTTCTGCCAAGTTCGTGTCTTCGGGACTTTCAGCCCTTTTTTCATGTTTGCTGCTTTGCCACAGATCATCAAGACATTTGACGGCCCTAGTATTTCAATTTCATCAACAACATATAAACCCATGCGTTGAATCACAGTCTCTTTGTACCTCAAAGACACTTCCAGTTCTGCACCAGTGCGCGGTAACGCTAAAACATGGTCAGCGTCACCCAAGCATATTTCAAGCAGTTGCTCTTGGAATCTTCGTCTTTGCGAAGCTCTAACCTAAATTCAATACGCTTAGGTGTCCCATCTTTAAAGAAGGTATTTTGATTTTCAGTAATAGATTCAATCATCCACCGACCGAATGCTACTTAGTCGATCCTGAAATATTAATAACGTAATGATTTATATAAAATAAGCGTCTAAATTTGATAAAATAAACGTCCGGAAAGGGGTAAAAGCAGAGAAAAACTGGACGAAACAGAGGTGGATAATTGAGCAAAGCCAAGACAGCCAATCCCAACCAGCAAAGTTTCCTGCACCAGAACTTACTGGATCAGCTGAACCCCAAGCATCCACTTTTGCTATTGGCCAGACAGATAGACTGGTCATATTTTGATGCTGAATTTGCCCCGCTTTATTCTCATCTTGGAAAGCCCTCAAAACCGATCCGCCTAATGGTGGGCCTCTCGATACTCAAGCATCTGGAAGATCTCAGTGACGAGGTTCTGATTCAACGCTGGATACAAAATCCCTACTACCAGTAGTTTTACGGGTGAGATCGAATTCCAATGGCAACTTCCTTGTGACCCCTCCGACCTGACTTACTTCAGAAAGCGTATTGGCAACGAAGGTTTTGAAAAGGTCCTAGCTGCCTCTATCGCCTTACATCAAGAAAAGGCGATCGAAGATAAAATGTGTATCGACACTACCGTACAAGAGAAAAACATTACCTTTCCAACTGATGCAAAGCAGTACCGAAAGATACACGGGCAGTTACTCAAGATGGCCCGAGCAGAAGGTATCGTGCTCAGTCGAAGCCATGAGAAGGAAGTAAAAATTCTCAAGCTCCCCACCCGATTTGCCACACATCCTAGGAATCGTAAAAAGGCACGTAAGGCCGTCAAGCAATTAAAGACCATCAGCGGCCGATTACTGCGTGAAATACAGCGTAAGATGACCGCAGAACAACAGAAATTCTATGCAGAAAAGTTCGCCCTGTACCAGCGCATGCTGAATCAGAAGCGTGCTGATAAAAACAAGTTGTACAGCCTACATGAACCTCATGTTTACTGTATGAGCAAAGGCAAGGCCCAGCAGCGTTATGAGTTTGGCACCAAGGCATCAATCACCACCACAAGGGACGCGGGCATTGTGATTGGTGCCCTGGCTTTTGAGAAGAATGTATTTGATGGTCACACCGTACCTAAGGTCTTGGCACAGGTGAAACGTCTCATCAATCGAGTACCCAAAGTGGGTATTGCTGATCGAGGTTATCGGGGCAAATCAAAGGTTAATGACACCCAGATAGTAACGCCAAAGCCTGCTAGGAAGAATACCTCAGAAGAAGCCATGGCATTAGCCAGAAAACGTTTCAGAAGACCAGCTGGCATTGAGCCTGTGGTCACTTAAAGAGTGACCATAGGCTAAAAAGGAACTTTCTTAAAGGCTTTGCCGGGGATCAGATTAACTTGCTTATGGCGGCGGCTGCCTTCAACTTTAGAAAATGGATGAGGGAGGTTCTTTTTGTGCTGAAAAATATCATGTCCATACTGTTGTTCCTGTTTGCAAAACAGAAACAACAGTATTATTAAGTGCCTGG
Proteins encoded in this region:
- a CDS encoding peptide chain release factor 3, which produces MSSDFIKQIQRRRTFAIISHPDAGKTTLTEKLLLFGGAIQMAGTVKGRKAARHATSDWMGMEKQRGISVTSSIMQFPYEDSIVNLLDTPGHEDFSEDTYRTLTAVDSALMVIDVAKGVEKRTIKLMEVCRLRDTPILTFVNKLDREGRDVMEIMDEVEDILKIKCAPVTWPIGMGKRFKGVYDLHSNTTHLFSATHGGKINEGEVIEGLDNPRLDEVVGDMADELREEIELVRGASHELDLEAYSRGELTPVFFGSAINNFGVKELLDAFVEYAPFPVARETQQRLVEPSEKKFSGFIFKIQANMDPAHRDRIAFLRVCSGSYKKGMKMRHVRLGKTVQISNAITFQADERRHVDEAWPGDIIGLHNHGTIQIGDTFTEGEELKYGGIPYFAPELFRRVVLKDPLRMKALQKGVLQLCEEGATQVFRPLKNNDLILGAIGTLQFDVAAYRLKGEYGVEAVVEPVNVVAARWIQCDDEKILEKFRNKAYENLAEDGDGQLVYLAPTRVNLSLAMERWPDAGFLATREL
- a CDS encoding BolA family protein, which translates into the protein MENETVEELIKGGLPGCEVQVMGDGRHFEAVVISEAFAGKSLLQKQRLVMAAVKVQIKSDELHALSIKTFTPEDWAAQENL
- a CDS encoding phage late control D family protein, whose amino-acid sequence is MGAVAKSASGFLLFIKRGEAKTASGAVIPLISLAPKEVTNWRVSLVERGAYASVKAKYRDKAQSKEIEVTTGDEELAYTIRKLLKDESEAIKAASAQLENFQRGKSTVSLQLPGNPLFMAEAPLKLSGFRDGVNKTWVVETATHTFNNSGYSISLDGTVKKQTV